In Dermacentor silvarum isolate Dsil-2018 chromosome 2, BIME_Dsil_1.4, whole genome shotgun sequence, the following proteins share a genomic window:
- the LOC119440103 gene encoding transcription factor Adf-1: MAGMIIDAELLIAAVEQRPALWMASHRQHKDKYAKAALWREVAAAVMPGVGIEEAVELAQKRWKSLRDKFRRIFFAHKNRQRRGAGQDDVESGDSTWPFFDLLLFLKDTMQTRVTSGNYTNSEASPASQPVSPASQMSRPASQTIRPASQPVGPPSPAASSQQTAQELLGNIMQFEDIDSEVLLESSRDATFQTPSRAPSPY, translated from the exons ATGGCCGGTATGATCATCGACGCCGAGTTGCTGATCGCTGCTGTTGAGCAGCGGCCAGCTTTATGGATGGCCAGCCACCGACAACACAAGGATAAGTATGCCAAGGCGGCGTTATGGAGAGAGGTTGCGGCCGCCGTCATGCCTGGTGTGGGCATTGAAG AAGCCGTCGAACTTGCCCAAAAGCGATGGAAGTCGCTACGGGACAAGTTTCGGCGTATCTTCTTTGCCCACAAGAATCGGCAGAGGCGTGGTGCAGGCCAAGATGATGTTGAATCGGGGGACAGCACGTGGCCATTTTTTGACCTGCTGCTCTTCCTCAAGGACACCATGCAGACAAGGGT GACATCGGGCAACTACACCAACAGCGAGGCAAGCCCAGCAAGCCAGCCAGTCAGCCCAGCAAGCCAGATGTCGAGGCCTGCCAGCCAAACAATCAGGCCTGCAAGCCAACCAGTGGGGCCTCCAAGCCCAGCTGCTAGCTCGCAGCAGACTGCACAGGAGCTCCTTGGGAATATAATGCAATTTGAGGACATTGATAGTGAAGTATTATTAGAGAGCTCTAGAGACGCGACCTTTCAAACACCCTCCCGGGCACCATCGCCATATTAA